In one Burkholderiales bacterium GJ-E10 genomic region, the following are encoded:
- a CDS encoding histone deacetylase, protein MQTAYISHPVCRKHEMGRSHPESPARIQAIEDQLIASRVYDFLRHCEAPRASYEQLARVHSAHYIREIEAAQPSSGLRMLDPDTLMNPYTWEAALRAAGAVVLGTDLVVSGQVENAFCNVRPPGHHAGRSRAMGFCIFNNIAVGAAHALEHHKLERVAIVDFDVHHGNGTEEIFRDDSRVMLCSSFQHPFYPYEGADTGSDHIIPAPLPAYTDGKGFRAAVAERFVPALEAFRPQMIFVSAGFDAHRDDEIGSLRLVEDDYAWVTREIMRIATEHARGRIVSALEGGYTLDALARSVVAHVKVLSGNA, encoded by the coding sequence ATGCAGACCGCATATATCAGCCACCCTGTCTGCCGGAAGCACGAAATGGGGCGCAGCCATCCGGAATCCCCCGCGCGCATCCAGGCGATCGAAGACCAGTTGATCGCCTCCCGCGTGTACGACTTCCTGCGGCACTGCGAGGCGCCGCGCGCGAGCTACGAACAGCTGGCGCGCGTTCACTCCGCGCACTACATCCGGGAGATCGAGGCCGCGCAACCCTCGAGCGGCCTGCGCATGCTCGATCCGGACACCCTGATGAACCCCTATACGTGGGAGGCTGCGCTACGTGCCGCCGGTGCGGTGGTTCTTGGGACCGATCTGGTCGTATCCGGCCAAGTCGAAAATGCATTCTGCAACGTGCGGCCACCGGGACACCATGCCGGTCGCAGCCGGGCGATGGGCTTTTGCATTTTCAACAACATCGCAGTCGGCGCGGCGCACGCCTTGGAACACCACAAACTCGAACGCGTAGCGATCGTCGACTTCGACGTCCATCACGGCAACGGCACCGAGGAGATATTTCGCGACGACTCCCGGGTGATGCTTTGCTCGAGCTTCCAGCATCCGTTCTATCCGTATGAGGGCGCGGATACGGGCAGCGATCACATCATCCCCGCTCCCTTGCCGGCGTATACCGACGGCAAGGGGTTCCGGGCGGCCGTTGCCGAGCGATTCGTCCCGGCGCTCGAGGCATTTCGGCCGCAGATGATTTTCGTGTCGGCCGGATTCGACGCCCATCGGGACGACGAGATCGGCAGTCTGCGGCTGGTGGAAGACGACTACGCCTGGGTGACGCGCGAAATCATGCGGATTGCCACGGAACATGCTCGTGGGCGCATCGTATCCGCTCTCGAAGGGGGGTATACGCTGGATGCGCTGGCGCGCAGCGTGGTGGCGCATGTCAAGGTCTTGTCCGGGAACGCATGA
- a CDS encoding sulfatase, whose translation MNVLRIKAWLILIMGVGMLIIALQGWFTGRLPAGRGGWRQPDGKVCRADQPATFWILFALDAIFGVTCARYGIRHI comes from the coding sequence ATGAACGTGCTCCGGATCAAGGCCTGGTTGATTCTGATCATGGGCGTTGGCATGCTGATTATTGCCCTGCAAGGCTGGTTCACCGGCCGGTTGCCGGCAGGAAGGGGCGGATGGCGGCAGCCAGATGGCAAGGTGTGCCGCGCCGATCAACCGGCAACGTTTTGGATCCTGTTCGCGCTGGATGCCATTTTCGGCGTGACGTGCGCACGTTATGGAATCAGGCACATCTGA